From a region of the Globicephala melas chromosome 19, mGloMel1.2, whole genome shotgun sequence genome:
- the KLK4 gene encoding kallikrein-4, with translation MSMAGNPWGWFLGHLLLSVTGSLAWGGGGDIINGEDCHPHSQPWQAALFLEKEFFCGGVLVHPQWVLSAAHCFQNSYTIRLGLHSLGDDHEPGGQMMEAHLSIQHPEYNRPSFANDLMLIKLEELVPQSDTIQNIGVASQCPTAGDSCLVSGWGRLANGRLPKVLQCVNVSVVSEEICSELYAPVYHPSMFCAGGGRDQKDSCHGDSGGPLVCNGSLQGLVSFGQSPCGQPNVPGVYTNLCKFTDWIQKTIQAS, from the exons ATGTCCATGGCAGGAAACCCCTGGGGCTGGTTCCTGGGCCACCTCCTCCTCAGTGTCAcag GATCCCTCGCCTGGGGTGGAGGCGGCGACATCATAAACGGCGAGGACTGCCACCCGCACTCGCAGCCTTGGCAGGCGGCACTGTTCTTGGAAAAGGAATTTTTCTGCGGGGGCGTCCTGGTGCATCCTCAATGGGTGCTGTCAGCCGCACACTGTTTCCAGAA TTCCTATACCATCAGGCTGGGTCTGCACAGTCTTGGGGACGACCATGAACCAGGCGGTCAGATGATGGAGGCTCACCTCTCCATCCAGCACCCAGAGTACAACAGACCATCTTTTGCCAACGACCTCATGCTCATCAAGTTGGAAGAATTGGTGCCCCAGTCTGACACCATCCAAAACATCGGCGTCGCCTCACAGTGCCCGACCGCTGGGGATTCTTGCCTCGTTTCCGGCTGGGGTCGGCTAGCGAATG GCAGACTGCCCAAAGTGCTCCAATGCGTGAATGTCTCAGTGGTGTCGGAGGAGATCTGCAGTGAACTCTATGCCCCTGTCTACCATCCCAGCATGTTCTGCGCTGGCGGAGGCCGGGACCAAAAGGACTCCTGCCAT GGTGACTCTGGGGGCCCCCTGGTCTGCAACGGGTCCCTGCAGGGCCTTGTGTCCTTTGGACAATCCCCCTGTGGCCAGCCCAATGTGCCAGGCGTCTACACCAACCTCTGCAAGTTCACAGACTGGATACAGAAAACCATCCAGGCCAGTTAA